A region of Culicoides brevitarsis isolate CSIRO-B50_1 chromosome 1, AGI_CSIRO_Cbre_v1, whole genome shotgun sequence DNA encodes the following proteins:
- the LOC134827119 gene encoding trypsin-like, whose product MKFFRAILLFVFAYHVSAEDTEENPSRNRTRGRYGITYGKNADFSKYPFYTRIWTKCSGSTYFCGGTIVDYNKVLTAGHCVYGCQEFLVCVGSGVTLDTTYCFYVTDMTKVCVHKGFHEAQKVRQFNDDLALITIDGNIFRACPNGVAIAPFLDTCPTASCETYKNSVGVAIGCGETHDSMLSKVLQEAGQKPVTTAEGLKTFGIISPSSKYSLCFTVSSTSDYRMSTCSGDSGSPLLYPNPVTGDMEVVGVLSFGTADCDTGSPSAFTFLAKYKNFIKHNYECVSLSAIQAQLANVQSSFNAYRINMKPRNEEIWKNSETMRFTETTEQTNTMKPNVDFSKYDISNTEKPTDDEKKCESKIALIKMFFKMCLEFFKALMSL is encoded by the exons ATGAAGTTTTTTCGCGCAATACTTTTGTTTGTATTCGCGTATCACGTTTCCGCTGAGGATACGGAGGAAAACCCATCGAGAAATCGCACAAGAGGTCGTTATGGCATaacttatggaaaaaatgcagatttttcgaaatatcCGTTTTACACGAGAATTTGGACAAAATGTTCGGGTTCGACGTATTTTTGTGGAGGAACGATTGTGGATTAT aataaagtACTTACGGCTGGGCATTGTGTTTATGGATGTCAAGAATTTCTCGTTTGTGTGGGTTCTGGAGTAACTCTCGACACGACTTATTGCTTTTACGTTACTGACATGACCAAAGTTTGTGTTCACAAGGGTTTCCATGAAGCGCAGAAAGTAAGACAGTTTAACGATGATTTGGCTTTGATCACGATCGATGGAAATATTTTCCGTGCATGCCCAAATGGAGTTGCAATTGCTCCGTTTCTCGATACTTGTCCAACAGCTTCTTGCGAAACTTATAAGAATTCCGTTGGCGTGGCAATTGGATGTGGCGAAACTCACGATTCAATGCTTTCGAAAGTTTTGCAAGAAGCAGGACAGAAACCTGTGACTACAGCAGAAGGATTAAAGACGTTCGGAATCATTTCGCCATCTAGCAAATATTCTTTGTGCTTTACTGTTTCTTCTACTTCAGATTATCGCATGTCGACTTGTTCAGGAGATTCGGGATCTCCATTGTTATATCCAAATCCCGTTACAGGTGACATGGAAGTCGTTGGCGTTTTGTCGTTTGGAACTGCTGATTGTGATACTGGATCGCCATCTGCTTTTACCTTCCTCgccaaatacaaaaatttcattaagcaCAACTACGAATGTGTATCTTTGTCAGCTATTCAAGCTCAGCTTGCAAATGTTCAAAGCTCATTTAATGCCTATCGGATTAACATGAAACCacgaaatgaagaaatttggaaaaactcTGAAACTATGAGATTTACTGAGACCACAGAACAAACGAACACGATGAAGCCAAATGTGGATTTTTCCAAATATGACATCTCAAATACGGAAAAACCAACAGATGATGAAAAGAAATGCGAATCGAAAATcgctttgataaaaatgtttttcaaaatgtgtttGGAGTTTTTCAAGGCTTTGATGAGtctttaa